In Aspergillus luchuensis IFO 4308 DNA, chromosome 1, nearly complete sequence, the following are encoded in one genomic region:
- a CDS encoding putative inositol polyphosphate phosphatase (COG:U;~EggNog:ENOG410PIQY;~InterPro:IPR036322,IPR005135,IPR015943,IPR000300, IPR001680,IPR036691;~PFAM:PF03372;~TransMembrane:1 (o953-971i);~go_function: GO:0005515 - protein binding [Evidence IEA];~go_process: GO:0046856 - phosphatidylinositol dephosphorylation [Evidence IEA]) gives MEGNGKQKDATDNAPIRPVSSLLSHFENLSHRRAPSAATNGSRDPPSFLRTPEYGDDIRSNRASLDLPRPRSPWGSVPDVERSHSIVHGNGLAPHSESPGISPGRRQNRPMSMNLHSSPQLAPTLTVDSPRSPPRGFGADHEEEISSSRTPPNASRESLPTIPQGIPPAHRPTTPVSASFPTESKADRLSPGTSGSIANGRESPSERKGKSVSLPPPANRAEKPKIPAKPAALSHHEASSLAPQLERASSEDRVSPFSTPPSSPEKTSPKQQPNTRAVPIPRSPSRRSPARPVPGLPTHRSLEERSPAPQPGVHRESSLRRPIPEPPRETKPLMVQIPPRHYVAPEPLATAPLSNYRPPMPDPQERPGLPPRQPSLARRGGPSPSRHSYQVESPAFSLPPPTPYRESRPLYRDELPTPTHVSRQPSISRETRPLYRDELPTPTHVSRQPSISRETRPVPPPAVPERPMPERPMSERPIPERPVVERQAVRPIPSEDEQVPDETPVARTDYPDASSANRRPPLLKSGPQEIHTRYDTRLMDVCGKHVCTTGYITRVWDLTTGEQIMSLSHGETVKCLSVAFKPGLGLEDEGQRLWLGTNSGDLHEVDIATRSIVASRSYPSRREIVKILRHKKEMWTLDDEGRLLVWPPDETGTPNLQYSYHNPYDRVARGHTFSMVVGDLLWLASGKEVHVYQPNARDDVSFKVLSRPLGLQHTGDVTSGAYTTKDGGRVYLGHADGKVTVYSAHDYTCLSVVNVSVYKINCLGIVGDYLWAAYKTGMIYVYDTSTNPWTVKKDWRAHDSPVSGFLLDSSSVWTMNRLQVTSLGDDNCIRLWDGMLEDDWLETRMQARDVEFCKFREVQAVIMTWNAGASTPGSVRTSTFIQDAIHPENPPEILVFGFQELVDLENKKITAKSLLLGSKKKEHGDKEHMSRQYRVWMEHLTRCINDCMPLEESYVLLHSANLIGLFTCVFVKHKERQRIKNIGASEIKRGMGGLHGNKGALILRFVLDDSSLCFINCHLAAGQTQTAHRNNDIAAILEAESLPAENSLATRANHYVSGGDGSMIMDHEICILNGDLNYRIDSIPRNVIIDDIRSNNLTKLLERDQLLASRRKNPGFRLRSFNEAPITFAPTYKYDVGTDEYDSSDKKRAPAWCDRVLYRGLGRVRQLEYRRHEVRASDHRPVSATFKLRVKTVLPTERAGTWESCQQEFQNEKRRLASEASIEYLITVLGTGPQQARALILGNGN, from the exons ATGGAGGGAAACGGCAAGCAAAAGGACGCCACGGATAATGCTCCGATT AGACCGGTGTCTTCCCTACTTTCGCATTTCGAGAATCTTTCGCATCGTCGGGCTCCATCCGCTGCTACAAACGGTTCACGCGATCCGCCGTCCTTCCTGAGAACGCCTGAATACGGTGATGATATCCGCTCCAACAGAGCCTCTCTTGATCTACCACGTCCACGGTCTCCCTGGGGCTCAGTGCCGGATGTGGAGAGAAGTCACAGCATCGTACATGGCAATGGTCTAGCCCCGCACTCTGAATCCCCCGGGATTTCCCCGGGCAGACGGCAGAACAGACCCATGTCGATGAACCTCCACTCGTCGCCGCAGTTGGCACCGACTCTGACGGTCGATTCCCCACGGTCTCCGCCGCGTGGGTTTGGAGCAGACCATGAGGAGGAAATCAGCTCGTCTCGCACCCCGCCGAACGCTTCCCGGGAGTCGCTGCCTACCATACCGCAAGGGATTCCTCCTGCTCATCGACCAACCACCCCCGTCTCTGCGTCTTTCCCTACGGAGAGTAAAGCGGATCGTTTGTCGCCAGGAACATCAGGCTCGATAGCAAATGGGCGCGAGAGTCCATCGGAACGCAAAGGCAAGAGCGTTTCCCTTCCCCCGCCTGCTAACCGGGCGGAGAAGCCCAAAATCCCCGCCAAACCGGCAGCATTGTCACACCACGAAGCCAGCTCTCTTGCCCCACAGCTTGAGCGTGCCTCCTCGGAAGACCGCGTATCGCCGTTCAGCACTCCTCCGAGCAGCCCCGAGAAAACGTCcccaaaacaacaacccaatACCAGAGCGGTACCAATTCCGCGCTCGCCCTCCCGGCGCTCGCCAGCCCGTCCAGTACCTGGTCTTCCGACGCACCGGTCACTTGAGGAGAGGTCACCCGCTCCTCAGCCAGGTGTACACCGAGAGTCTTCGCTGAGGCGGCCAATTCCGGAGCCTCCCCGGGAGACGAAGCCGCTTATGGTCCAGATTCCTCCCAGGCATTATGTAGCGCCGGAGCCGCTGGCAACCGCCCCGCTCTCCAACTACAGGCCCCCGATGCCTGATCCGCAGGAGCGCCCCGGACTGCCTCCCCGACAGCCATCCCTGGCACGAAGGGGCGGTCCATCACCGTCGCGGCATTCATACCAGGTGGAAAGCCCGGCGTTCTCATTACCTCCCCCGACACCCTACCGCGAATCTCGGCCCCTTTATCGAGACGAACTACCCACTCCGACGCATGTCTCTCGACAGCCATCCATTTCCAGGGAGACTAGGCCCCTTTATCGGGATGAATTGCCAACCCCGACGCACGTATCGCGGCAGCCGTCCATTTCCAGGGAGACCAGGCCAGTGCCGCCCCCAGCTGTCCCGGAGCGCCCGATGCCAGAGAGGCCTATGTCAGAGCGTCCTATACCAGAACGGCCTGTGGTGGAACGTCAAGCAGTTCGCCCTATTCCCAGTGAGGATGAGCAGGTTCCGGATGAGACGCCAGTTGCTCGCACGGATTACCCAGATGCGTCTAGTGCAAACAGACGGCCACCACTGCTTAAGTCTGGGCCTCAGGAGATTCACACGCGGTACGATACGCGTCTCATGGATGTGTGCGGGAAGCATGTGTGCACGACCGGTTACATTACGCGGGTCTGGGATCTTACGACTGGAGAGCAGATTATGAGTCTTAGCCATGGTGAGACAGTCAAATGTCTGTCGGTTGCCTTTAAGCCAGGTTTGGgtctggaggatgaaggccaGCGCTTATGGTTGGGCACAAACTCCGGGGATCTGCACGAGGTCGACATTGCAACCCGGTCCATTGTCGCATCGCGGTCTTACCCTTCTCGACGGGAGATTGTCAAGATCTTGCGGCATAAGAAGGAAATGTGGACCCTCGACGATGAGGGTCGGCTGCTGGTATGGCCGCCAGATGAGACTGGAACGCCGAACCTCCAGTACAGTTACCACAACCCTTACGATCGGGTTGCCCGCGGGCATACGTTCTCGATGGTGGTTGGGGACCTTTTGTGGCTGGCTTCCGGCAAGGAGGTGCATGTCTATCAGCCAAATGCTCGTGATGATGTTTCGTTTAAGGTTCTCAGCAGGCCATTGGGCTTGCAGCATACGGGAGATGTAACTTCAGGTGCTTATACTACCAAGGATGGTGGACGTGTCTATTTGGGTCATGCAGATGGCAAGGTGACCGTATACTCAGCCCACGACTAcacctgtctgtctgtcgtCAATGTCAGTGTCTACAAGATCAACTGTCTGGGTATTGTGGGAGATTATCTGTGGGCAGCATACAAGACCGGCATGATCTATGTCTACGATACATCTACGAATCCGTGGACGGTGAAGAAAGATTGGCGTGCTCATGATAGCCCTGTCAGCGGGTTCTTGCTTGATTCTAGCAGCGTGTGGACAATGAACCGATTGCAAGTGACTTCGCTGGGAGACGACAACTGCATCCGTCTTTGGGACGGCATGTTGGAGGATGATTGGTTGG AAACCAGGATGCAGGCCAGAGACGTGGAGTTTTGCAAGTTCCGTGAGGTTCAGGCGGTAATCATGACCTGGAACGCCGGTGCTTCTACCCCTGGAAGCGTGCGCACATCCACTTTTATCCAGGATGCGATCCATCCTGAGAACCCACCAGAGATCTTGGTGTTTGGCTTCCAGGAGCTGGTTGACCTTGAGAATAAGAAGATCACAGCCA AGAGTCTGCTCCTCGGgagtaagaagaaggagcacgGTGACAAGGAACACATGAGTCGGCAATacagggtgtggatggaGCACTTGACCCGCTGCATTAATGACTGCATGCCGCTTGAGGAGTCGTATGTGCTACTGCATAGCGCGAATCTGATCGGTCTCTTTACGTGTGTGTTCGTGAAGCACAAGGAGCGCCAGCGGATCAAGAATATCGGCGCCTCGGAGATTAAGCGCGGTATGGGAGGGTTGCATGGAAACAAG GGTGCACTTATACTCCGCTTTGTCCTTGATGACAGCTCCCTCTGCTTTATCAACTGCCACTTGGCAGCTGGTCAGACGCAGACGGCACACCGCAACAATGATATCGCGGCGATTCTCGAGGCGGAGTCGCTTCCCGCGGAGAATAGTCTCGCAACTCGCGCGAATCACTACGTGAGCGGTGGCGATGGCTCAATGATTATGGATCACGAGATCTGTATTCTGAACGGTGATCTCAACTACCGTATCGACTCTATTCCACGGAACGTGATCATCGACGACATCCGCAGCAACAACCTGACCAAGCTACTGGAACGCGACCAGCTGCTGGCCTCGCGACGCAAGAACCCCGGCTTCCGTCTGCGTTCCTTCAACGAGGCACCCATCACGTTCGCACCGACATACAAATACGACGTCGGCACCGACGAGTACGACTCCAGCGACAAGAAGCGCGCACCCGCATGGTGTGACCGAGTTCTCTACCGTGGACTAGGCCGCGTCCGTCAACTAGAATACCGCCGGCACGAAGTCCGCGCATCCGACCATCGACCAGTGAGCGCTACATTCAAGCTGCGCGTCAAGACAGTGCTACCGACGGAGCGAGCCGGGACCTGGGAGTCATGTCAGCAGGAGTTCCAGAACGAAAAGCGCCGACTTGCATCAGAAGCGAG CATCGAATACCTAATCACTGTTCTCGGAACGGGCCCTCAACAGGCGCGGGCCCTGATCCTGGGCAACGGGAATTGA
- a CDS encoding uncharacterized protein (COG:G;~EggNog:ENOG410PHZT;~InterPro:IPR020846,IPR011701,IPR036259;~PFAM:PF07690;~SMCOG1005:Drug resistance transporter, EmrB/QacA;~TransMembrane:13 (i24-44o95-117i129-151o157-177i189-212o224-243i255-274o309-331i343-367o373-393i400-421o441-461i473-493o);~antiSMASH:Cluster_1.14;~go_function: GO:0022857 - transmembrane transporter activity [Evidence IEA];~go_process: GO:0055085 - transmembrane transport [Evidence IEA]) has translation MKEQCAEDQRPQDVDRQGRQRPRIFPNLVVEIGFCVALMLSQIMSEFFISGFNVLIPSVSQSLNIPAASTGWPSSAFALTAGSSLLLFGQLADKYGGFVVFTSGLTWHLVWTLIAGFSQNEIMLNFCRALQGFGPAAILSAGIMLLGSIYPPGPRKNIVFSIYGGCAPIGFSAGILVSGIADQLLNWRWYFWIGAILILITLVSALIFIPAPIRTQRPNPTLKIDYLGAALFISSLILIFFAVNDCGHAPNGWRTPYIPVTLVIGCILLAGAIYTEHRLTSSTDDSKTTTTTQTATPILPLTLFRVPHLPALLIALFLFYGTFGIWLLYTVTYMQNILHISPLMVVVWYLPFALGGIVLSFVGGTILHIVPGTILLILSGIGWVMAPLLFAILPKEGVSYWAYIFPAMICGTVGVDITYNITNVFLTTTLPEQQQGLAAAVANSVLFLGVSFFVGWGDFVAEMVDGQRQGYKAAFWLGVACAGVALTVLFGWVKIEAARGEDGKGEGESEEGGGV, from the exons ATGAAAGAACAGTGTGCTGAGGACCAGCGTCCCCAAGATGTCGATCGTCAGGGTCGACAGCGCCCGCGCATCTTCCCTAACCTGGTCGTTGAGATTGGATTCTGCGTGGCTCTGATGCTATCCCAGATCATGTCG GAATTCTTCATATCCGGCTTCAACGTCCTCATCCCATCCGTCTCACAAAGCCTGAACATCCCCGCCGCATCCACCGGCTGGCCCTCCAGCGCCTTCGCCCTCACAGCCGGCagctccctcctcctcttcggccaACTAGCCGACAAATACGGCGGCTTCGTGGTCTTCACCTCCGGCCTAACATGGCACCTCGTCTGGACCCTAATCGCCGGGTTCTCCCAGAACGAAATTATGCTCAACTTCTGCCGTGCCCTACAAGGCTTCGGCCCCGCCGCCATCCTCTCCGCAGGCATCATGCTGCTGGGTTCGATCTACCCTCCAGGTCCCCGCAAGAACATCGTCTTCAGCATCTACGGCGGCTGCGCCCCGATAGGCTTCTCCGCAGGTATTCTCGTCTCCGGGATCGCGGACCAACTCCTCAACTGGCGCTGGTACTTCTGGATCGGCGCCATCCTGATCCTAATCACCCTCGTATCggccctcatcttcatcccggCTCCGATCCGCACCCAAcgacccaacccaacccttAAAATCGACTACCTCGGCGCcgccctcttcatctccagccttatcctgatcttcttcgctgTCAACGACTGCGGCCACGCCCCTAACGGCTGGCGCACTCCATACATCCCCGTGACCCTGGTGATCGGctgcatcctcctcgccgggGCAATCTACACCGAACACCgcctcacctcctccacagacGACAGcaaaaccacaaccacaacacaGACCGCAACCCcaatcctccccctcaccctcttccGCGTCCCTCACCTCCCCGCCCTCCTCAtcgccctcttcctcttctacggTACCTTCGGCATCTGGCTCCTCTACACAGTCACCTACATGCAAAACATCCTGCACATCTCCCCCCTAATGGTAGTAGTCTGGTACCTCCCCTTTGCGCTAGGCGGTATCGTTCTCAGCTTCGTCGGCGGGACTATCCTCCACATCGTCCCAGGTACTATCCTCCTCATACTATCGGGCATAGGTTGGGTCATGGCCCCGCTTCTCTTCGCCATCCTTCCCAAAGAAGGCGTGAGTTACTGGGCGTATATCTTCCCCGCGATGATTTGCGGGACTGTGGGCGTTGATATCACGTATAATATCACCAATGTGTTTCTTACTACTACGTTgcccgagcagcagcaggggttGGCGGCTGCCGTGGCGAATAGTGTGTTGTTCCTCGGTGTGAGTTtctttgttggttggggggaTTTTGTTGCTGAAATGGTGGATGGTCAGAGGCAGGGGTATAAGGCGGCGTTCTGGTTAGGGGTCGCGTGTGCGGGCGTTGCGTTGACGGTGTTGtttgggtgggtgaagaTTGAGGCTGcgaggggggaggatgggaagggggagggggagagtgaagaaggaggtggtgTGTGA
- a CDS encoding cytochrome P450 (COG:Q;~EggNog:ENOG410PUEJ;~InterPro:IPR001128,IPR017972,IPR002401,IPR036396;~PFAM:PF00067;~SMCOG1034:cytochrome P450;~antiSMASH:Cluster_1.14;~go_function: GO:0005506 - iron ion binding [Evidence IEA];~go_function: GO:0016705 - oxidoreductase activity, acting on paired donors, with incorporation or reduction of molecular oxygen [Evidence IEA];~go_function: GO:0020037 - heme binding [Evidence IEA];~go_process: GO:0055114 - oxidation-reduction process [Evidence IEA]) produces the protein MALLLTLILTLILFIKPLVTYLTTKTLTKYYPPLNPLSNHTTLSYIYEHRHRFRTQRLYNKHLHHNHRIIRLSPTSLSIADPKAIPAIYGHGTPCVKDDVYALTKGTHTHFNMLNTISRDDHSRKRRMLANAFSTKNLQQWEYKIADKVERLLGKLDGMCIPPPSSSSSSSSSSSSSNALINGDGDEVDMRYWLNLFTVDAIADIGLSVKLGLLDKGSDEVVVDGEVVRYIECLHRGNRVSSWVIGASGWIGLLRGVSCVVSPYLREQWECGRRFGRVVRGLVDQRLGVQESGEKLSDFLGCLVEDRRGVGRELERGEIEAEAGLLLDAGSDTTAIALTNVMYYLIKNPPSLEKLREEVSGALLGEEVAPYAKVRNLPYLKACLEESLRLSPPVSRGLERKTPPEGMYILGERIPGNVTVSVPTYAIHRDPEIFPDPEAFWPERWLEDDEKVKQMRAVFIPFSSGARACIGRNITFIEQQILVSTLVHRYEFELPSKGWMLEWEEAFNLWPGRMPVRIWRRDGYVIH, from the exons ATGGCCCTCCTACTCACCCttatcctcaccctcatcctcttcatcaaaCCCCTAGTCACAtacctcaccaccaaaaccCTAACCAAATACTACCCTCCTCTCAACCCACTCTccaaccacaccaccctCTCCTACATCTACGAACACCGCCACCGTTTCCGCACCCAACGCCTCTACAACAagcacctccaccacaaccatcGCATAATCCGCCTCTCACcgacctccctctccatcgccgACCCAAAAGCCATCCCAGCCATCTACGGCCACGGCACACCCTGCGTGAAAGACGACGTCTACGCACTCACGAAAGGAACCCACACCCACTTTAACATGCTGAATACCATTTCTCGCGACGATCACTCCCGCAAGCGGAGAATGCTCGCGAATGCCTTCTCCACGAAGAATCTCCAACAATGGGAGTATAAGATAGCTGATaaggtggagaggttgttgggtaagctggatgggatgtgtataccaccaccatcatcatcatcatcatcatcatcatcatcatcatcatcgaatgCGTTAATAAATGGGGACGGGGACGAGGTTGATATGAGATATTGGTTGAATCTGTTCACTGTTGATGCGATTGCTGATATTGGATTGAGTGTTAAGCTGGGGCTATTGGATAAGGGATCGGATGAGGTTGTAGTGGATGGTGAGGTTGTTAGGTATATTGAGTGTTTGCATCGGGGGAATCGGGTCTCTTCGTGGGTTATTGGGGCGAGTGGGTGGATTGGGCTTTTGAGGGGAGTGTCTTGTGTTGTTTCGCCGTATCTACGAGAGCAATGGGAGTGTGGGAGGAGGTTTGGGAGGGTTGTGAGGGGTTTGGTGGATCAGAGGTTGGGGGTTCAGGAGAGTGGGGAGAAGTTGAGTGATTTTCTGGGGTGTTTGGTCGAGGATAGGAGGGGGGTTGGAAgggagttggagaggggCGAGATTGAGGCTGAGGCGGGGCTTTTGT TGGATGCAGGTTCCGATACAACGGCTATCGCCTTGACAAATGTTATGTACTATCTTATCAAGAATCCACCAtcgctggagaagctcaGGGAGGAGGTATCCGGTGCTTTACTTGGTGAGGAAGTGGCACCATATGCTAAAGTCAGGAACCTACCGTACCTGAAAGCATGCCTGGAAGAGTCGCTGCGCCTGTCACCGCCCGTGTCGAgagggttggagaggaagacACCTCCCGAAGGCATGTATATCCTGGGAGAGAGGATCCCCGGGAATGTCACCGTTAGTGTTCCTACCTACGCAATTCATCGTGATCCGGAGATCTTTCCAGACCCTGAAGCCTTCTGGCCTGAAAGGTggctggaggatgatgaaaaggTCAAGCAGATGCGGGCTGTTTTCATACCCTTTAGTAGTGGCGCGCGGGCATGTATTGGACGGAATATTACGTTCATCGAACAGCAGATTCTGGTTTCTACGTTGGTTCATCGCTATGAGTTTGAGTTGCCGTCCAAGGGTTGGATGCtggagtgggaggaggcgTTTAATTTGTGGCCGGGGCGGATGCCGGTGAGAatttggaggagggatggatatgTTATTCATTAA
- a CDS encoding uncharacterized protein (COG:S;~EggNog:ENOG410PQUC;~InterPro:IPR021858;~antiSMASH:Cluster_1.14), whose product MTDFPSSTWDVFNNTSTPFGNAVPSTQPIPHTKLPSRPTLDTEKVALLQEYQNGVGTWVCLFDNARHLTHTIVKRALESPLLLNAICALTARQLSMAGRGEMWETTAVHYYGESLQHLIHILNDPSYGSDDTLAATVLLSSYELFASPGLDHHRHVSGAVTLIRTNSHNASSKGLKGAAFWVYARQDVAMALVHECPTMLLPEEWGVEWTDQEIDEDLLGNNIIWIVAKIIAHTFGKASGVTEHSLRRDRMRLIEELETWRGSLPTPFVGIPFGTPSEEGFAKRLFAVPSTAMCMYHLAYLLLLAEGRNPSLAGEIPREEVDTHARSVASIASSPISDASLVQAAQPLYYSAKHISTVAEKFKMWTLLGEIENRLGFHTGHRIKQLQQQFKLV is encoded by the exons ATGACCGATTTCCCAAGCTCCACTTGGGACGTGTTCAACAATACTTCCACCCCATTCGGCAATGCggtcccatccacccaacccatccctcaTACTAAATTACCTTCACGTCCAACTCTCGATACAGAAAAAGTGGCGCTACTTCAAGAGTACCAAAACGGAGTAGGAACATGGGTATGCTTATTCGATAACGCCCGACATCTCACGCACACCATCGTCAAACGTGCACTCGAATCCCCACTCCTTTTGAACGCGATATGCGCCCTCACCGCCAGACAGCTGAGCatggcaggaagaggagagatgtGGGAAACCACCGCCGTGCACTACTACGGAGAAAGCCTCCAGCACTTGATCCATATCTTGAATGACCCATCATATGGATCTGATGATACCCTCGCTGCAACAGTGCTACTGAGTAGCTACGAGCTGTTTGCCTCTCCAGGTCtggatcatcatcgtcatgtATCAGGTGCCGTGACTCTGATCAGAACTAATTCACATAATGCTAGTTCCAAGGGTTTGAAGGGGGCCGCATTCTGGGTGTATGCGCGCCAGGATGTTGCCATGGCTTTGGTGCATGAGTGTCCTACTATGCTTTTGCCGGAGGAGTGGGGGGTAGAGTGGACTGATCAGGAGATTGATGAGGATCTTCTgggaaataatattatttggATTGTGGCTAAGATTATAGCGCATACGTTTGGGAAGGCTAGTGGTGTCACTGAGCACTCACTGCGTCGTGATAGAATGCGTTTgattgaggagttggagacCTGGAGAGGGTCGTTGCCTACACCTTTTGTTGGTATACCTTTTGGTACTCCTTCTGAAGAAGGGTTTGCCAAGCGGTTATTTGCTGTTCCTTCGACGG CGATGTGCATGTATCACTTGGCATATCTGCTATTGCTCGCCGAAGGACGTAACCCATCTCTTGCGGGTGAAATTCCGCGG GAGGAAGTGGATACACATGCACGATCTGTGGCAAGCATAGCCTCATCACCTATATCGGATGCTTCACTTGTGCAAGCAGCGCAACCATTGTATTACT cAGCAAAGCATATATCCACTGTCGCTGAAAAGTTCAAAATGTGGACACTTCTTGGTGAAATAGAGAACCGACTCGGATTCCATACAGGCCATCGCATTAAGCAGCTGCAACAACAATTCAAGCTAGTCTGA